One window from the genome of Haladaptatus paucihalophilus DX253 encodes:
- a CDS encoding DedA family protein, which produces MFDWLANTILSFVVKYGYLAVFIYLTLETAFILHFAPSEIVVPFAATQLVHDPMSFGFFVAVSTAGATAGSLLGYYAFGRNGKAALDRYGHILHVSESDLERSQRWFRRWGRSSVLWGRMLPLMRAIISIPAGIAEMDVRTFTVYSASGSLVFNVFLTYLVYEGSGETSPLDWAVTTISTTVTPYIEGIGGNWAVIAGIGVVLAVGTAGVWLAREHLIREIASQR; this is translated from the coding sequence ATGTTCGATTGGCTAGCCAATACCATTCTCTCGTTCGTCGTGAAATACGGGTATTTGGCAGTCTTCATCTATTTGACGCTCGAAACGGCGTTCATCCTCCACTTCGCGCCGAGCGAAATCGTCGTCCCGTTCGCGGCCACGCAACTCGTCCACGACCCGATGTCATTCGGGTTCTTCGTCGCGGTTTCCACCGCCGGAGCGACCGCCGGGAGCCTCCTCGGGTACTACGCGTTCGGGAGGAACGGCAAGGCGGCGCTCGACCGGTACGGACACATCCTTCACGTCTCCGAGTCGGATTTGGAGCGAAGCCAACGCTGGTTCCGACGGTGGGGCCGGAGTTCCGTTCTCTGGGGTCGGATGCTTCCGTTGATGCGCGCCATCATCTCGATTCCGGCCGGAATCGCCGAGATGGACGTGCGAACCTTCACCGTCTACTCCGCGAGCGGTTCGCTGGTGTTCAACGTGTTTCTCACGTACCTCGTCTACGAGGGGTCCGGGGAAACCTCACCGCTCGACTGGGCAGTCACGACGATTTCGACCACGGTCACGCCGTATATCGAGGGAATCGGAGGAAACTGGGCCGTCATCGCGGGCATCGGCGTCGTCCTCGCGGTTGGAACCGCGGGCGTCTGGCTTGCTCGTGAACACCTCATCCGAGAAATCGCCTCACAACGGTGA
- the gatB gene encoding Asp-tRNA(Asn)/Glu-tRNA(Gln) amidotransferase subunit GatB, with the protein MTAQAVQEGELVAVIGLEIHVQLETDTKIFCGCSTDQDDAEPNTYTCPVCLGLPGALPVLNEAAVEYAVKVGKAIDADIPEETTFHRKNYFYPDLPKGFQITQYDAPICQDGELEFSFEGETRTVGIHRAHLEEDPGSLRHVRDGTGDIETRTVGIDRADYTLVNYNRAGTPLMEIVTEPDFREPGEVVSFLEKLEEVLEYLGVFDSTRDGSLRIDANLSIIPEEDVADDGSIPEDVLAEANRTEVKNISSHKGAESALAYEESRQKNLIRRGKAIEQETRHFNETHGSTVSMRSKEAEKDYRYFREEDLPPLQVSDWKQKLEIPELPDARRERFREEYGLNKEAASKLTSSKQVADFYEDVAEAFDPDLAAAWVADSLLGELNYRDMEITDVEERLGEFKNLIRLVAEDEITAKNAEETVLREMLDDGDDPETIIDREGLGKADSGEVEQAVTEAIEENPDTVEDYHAGEGGAINFLVGQVMQKTGGSADPGSVNGMLRERLDE; encoded by the coding sequence ATGACTGCTCAGGCTGTCCAAGAGGGCGAACTCGTGGCCGTTATCGGCCTCGAAATCCACGTCCAATTGGAAACGGACACGAAGATCTTCTGCGGGTGTTCGACCGACCAAGACGACGCCGAACCAAACACCTACACCTGTCCGGTCTGTCTCGGATTGCCGGGGGCGCTCCCGGTACTGAACGAGGCGGCCGTGGAGTACGCTGTCAAGGTCGGCAAAGCCATCGACGCCGACATCCCCGAGGAGACGACCTTCCACCGGAAGAACTACTTCTATCCCGACCTTCCGAAGGGATTCCAGATAACCCAGTACGACGCGCCCATCTGTCAGGACGGCGAACTTGAGTTCAGCTTCGAGGGTGAAACTCGAACGGTCGGCATCCACCGCGCGCATCTCGAAGAGGACCCCGGCAGTCTCCGGCACGTTCGGGACGGAACGGGCGACATCGAAACCCGGACCGTCGGTATCGACCGTGCCGACTACACCCTCGTCAACTACAACCGCGCCGGGACGCCGCTGATGGAGATCGTCACCGAACCCGACTTCCGTGAACCCGGCGAAGTCGTCTCCTTCCTCGAAAAGTTGGAGGAAGTGCTCGAATACCTCGGCGTCTTCGACTCGACGCGGGACGGTAGCCTGCGCATCGACGCCAACCTGTCCATCATTCCCGAGGAGGACGTTGCGGACGACGGGTCGATTCCCGAGGACGTTCTCGCGGAGGCGAACCGGACCGAAGTCAAGAACATCTCGAGCCACAAAGGGGCCGAAAGCGCGCTGGCCTACGAGGAGAGCCGACAGAAGAACCTCATCCGCCGCGGAAAGGCCATCGAACAGGAAACGCGCCACTTCAACGAAACGCACGGTTCCACGGTTTCGATGCGCTCGAAGGAAGCAGAGAAGGACTACCGCTACTTCCGCGAAGAAGATCTACCGCCGCTCCAAGTGAGCGACTGGAAGCAAAAGCTCGAAATCCCGGAACTGCCGGACGCCCGCCGCGAGCGGTTCCGCGAGGAGTACGGCCTGAACAAGGAGGCCGCGAGCAAGCTCACGTCGAGCAAGCAGGTCGCTGACTTCTACGAAGACGTGGCCGAAGCGTTCGACCCCGACCTCGCCGCGGCGTGGGTCGCCGACAGCCTTCTCGGGGAACTCAACTACCGCGACATGGAGATCACGGACGTCGAGGAACGCCTCGGGGAGTTCAAGAACCTCATTCGACTGGTGGCCGAGGACGAGATTACGGCCAAGAACGCGGAAGAGACGGTTCTCCGAGAGATGCTGGACGATGGCGACGACCCGGAGACCATCATCGACCGCGAGGGACTCGGCAAGGCCGACTCGGGCGAAGTCGAACAGGCCGTAACGGAAGCCATCGAGGAGAACCCGGACACGGTGGAGGATTACCACGCCGGGGAAGGTGGCGCTATCAACTTCCTCGTCGGACAGGTTATGCAGAAGACCGGCGGCAGCGCCGACCCCGGAAGCGTGAACGGCATGCTCCGCGAACGACTGGACGAGTAA
- the smc gene encoding chromosome segregation protein SMC, whose protein sequence is MHIKTLVLDKFKSFGRKTEIPFYEDFTVVTGPNGSGKSNIIDSVLFALGLARTRGIRAEKLTDLIYNPGHDGDEAAGNGPLEASVEVVLDNSDGTLDRTQVVNAAGTDNVGDVDEITIKRRVKQTEDNYYSYYYLNGRSVNLSDIQDLLAQAGVTPEGYNVVMQGDVTGIINMTPYERREIIDEIAGVAEFDAKRDAALEELEVVKDRVEEAELRIEEKEDRLDQLRDERETALEYQGLRDEKEEYEGYLKAAELEEKRSDLDATRTDIDARKEELVSLQRELDEKQGKVVRLEDQLEELNAEIERKGEDEQLAIKSEIEEVKGEISRLEDKIETAEEKIEDAENRRRQAFVEIDRKQETVDELDGDIRDIKIEKASVKGEIGTKEAKLAEIEDEIDNVDTEYDEVKADLAEKKDALEAEKSEKNERQREKDRLLDEARRRSDAVNEKQNELSSARERIPELETELGDLADELTKAERNAAQIEDVVSDLKEEKSELQSDLDAVEGKIQSKQQEYAKLDARANESGDSSFGRAVSTILNGGVDGVHGAVAQLGSVNQQYATACETAAGGRLAQVVVDDDSVGQRCIEYLKQRNAGRATFLPITKMQKRRLPSLPNTPGVVDFAYNLIDFDSEYASVFSYVVGDTLVVEDMETARELMGDFRLVTLSGELVEKSGAMTGGSTSGSRYSFSASGKGKIERVARQINELEDERQSIRQSINGVEERLDDARDRQTDATDQVRSIENDIERKESELESIEERIGSLQDEIEELQDERESVTERMEELDAEVSAHDETIASIEEDIADLESELADSKIPELTSEADEVNEEIDALSDRMDSLDGKLNELQLEKQYAEDAIDDLHDEVESAQNRKAEQEELISELESDIEEREEILEEKREAVSELEEELTELKDERAELKEELQEAKSKRDAQQSKVEGVENRLESLQRSASRLEEEVSELREEVGEYDPEDVPDHDEVQENIDRLTRQMEALEPVNMLAIDEYDEVDEQLDDLKDRKATLVEERDGIRERIDSYESQKKETFMEAFDAIDAHFQDIFTRLSAGSGELFLENDDDPFDGGLTMKAQPADKPVQRLDAMSGGEKSLTALAFIFAIQRYNPAPFYALDEVDAFLDAVNAERVGEMVHELAGDAQFVVVSHRSAMLDRSERAIGVTMQGDNVSSVTGIRLDGEQEVPADD, encoded by the coding sequence ATGCACATCAAAACGCTCGTCCTCGACAAATTCAAGAGCTTCGGCCGGAAGACCGAAATCCCGTTTTACGAGGACTTCACCGTCGTGACCGGCCCGAACGGCTCCGGGAAGAGTAACATCATCGATAGCGTTCTCTTCGCGCTCGGATTGGCCCGAACGCGCGGCATTCGCGCCGAGAAACTGACCGACCTCATCTACAACCCCGGCCACGACGGTGACGAGGCGGCGGGCAACGGACCGCTCGAAGCATCCGTGGAAGTCGTTCTGGACAACAGCGATGGCACCCTCGACCGGACGCAGGTCGTCAACGCCGCCGGGACGGATAACGTCGGAGACGTGGACGAAATCACCATCAAGCGCCGGGTCAAACAGACCGAGGACAACTACTACTCGTACTACTATCTGAACGGCCGCTCGGTCAACCTTTCGGACATACAGGACCTGCTCGCACAGGCGGGTGTGACGCCGGAAGGTTACAACGTCGTCATGCAGGGCGACGTGACCGGTATCATCAACATGACGCCGTACGAGCGGCGCGAAATCATCGACGAAATCGCCGGTGTGGCGGAGTTCGACGCGAAGCGGGACGCCGCCTTGGAAGAACTCGAAGTGGTCAAAGACCGGGTTGAGGAGGCCGAACTGAGAATCGAGGAGAAAGAAGACCGGCTCGACCAGTTGCGGGACGAACGTGAGACGGCGCTCGAATATCAGGGTCTCCGCGACGAAAAAGAGGAGTACGAAGGTTATCTGAAGGCTGCCGAACTCGAAGAGAAACGGTCGGATTTGGACGCGACTCGAACGGATATCGACGCCAGAAAGGAGGAACTCGTCTCCCTCCAGCGCGAACTGGACGAAAAGCAGGGAAAAGTCGTCCGTCTCGAAGACCAACTGGAGGAACTCAACGCCGAAATCGAGCGCAAGGGCGAGGACGAACAGCTCGCCATCAAGAGCGAAATCGAGGAGGTCAAAGGCGAAATTTCCCGTCTCGAGGACAAAATCGAGACGGCGGAAGAGAAGATCGAGGACGCGGAAAACCGGCGACGGCAGGCGTTCGTCGAAATCGACCGTAAACAGGAGACGGTCGACGAGTTGGACGGCGACATCCGAGACATCAAAATCGAGAAGGCCTCGGTTAAGGGTGAAATCGGAACCAAGGAAGCGAAACTCGCCGAAATCGAGGATGAGATAGATAACGTCGACACCGAGTACGACGAGGTGAAAGCCGACCTCGCCGAGAAGAAAGACGCTCTGGAAGCCGAAAAGAGCGAGAAAAACGAGCGCCAGCGGGAGAAAGACCGCCTGCTGGACGAAGCGCGGCGACGTTCGGACGCGGTGAACGAGAAGCAAAACGAACTCTCGTCGGCCCGCGAGCGGATTCCCGAACTCGAAACCGAACTCGGCGATTTGGCCGACGAACTGACGAAAGCCGAGCGAAACGCGGCGCAAATCGAGGACGTGGTGTCGGATCTGAAGGAAGAAAAGTCCGAACTTCAGTCGGACCTCGACGCGGTAGAAGGGAAGATACAGTCCAAACAGCAGGAGTACGCCAAACTGGATGCGCGGGCCAACGAGAGCGGCGATTCGTCGTTCGGTCGCGCCGTTTCCACGATTCTGAACGGCGGGGTGGACGGCGTTCACGGCGCGGTGGCACAACTCGGAAGCGTGAACCAGCAGTACGCAACGGCCTGCGAGACGGCTGCGGGCGGCCGACTGGCACAGGTCGTCGTGGACGACGACAGCGTCGGACAGCGCTGTATCGAGTATTTGAAACAGCGAAATGCGGGCCGGGCGACCTTCCTGCCCATCACGAAGATGCAAAAGCGCCGCCTACCGTCCCTGCCCAACACGCCGGGCGTGGTCGATTTTGCGTACAATCTCATCGACTTCGATTCGGAGTACGCCTCGGTTTTCTCCTACGTCGTTGGCGACACGCTCGTCGTGGAGGACATGGAGACGGCCCGCGAGTTGATGGGCGACTTCCGCCTCGTGACGCTCTCGGGCGAACTCGTGGAGAAGAGCGGGGCAATGACCGGCGGTTCGACCAGCGGGTCGCGCTACTCGTTTTCTGCCTCCGGCAAGGGGAAAATCGAGCGCGTGGCGCGCCAGATCAACGAGTTGGAGGACGAACGCCAGTCGATTCGACAGTCCATCAACGGCGTCGAGGAGCGGTTGGACGACGCCCGCGACCGGCAGACCGACGCGACGGACCAAGTTCGAAGCATCGAGAACGACATCGAACGGAAGGAGTCCGAACTCGAATCCATCGAGGAGCGCATCGGGTCGCTCCAGGACGAAATCGAGGAGCTACAGGACGAACGCGAGTCGGTCACCGAGCGGATGGAGGAACTCGACGCCGAGGTGTCGGCCCACGACGAAACCATCGCGTCCATCGAGGAGGACATCGCGGACCTCGAAAGCGAACTCGCGGATTCGAAGATTCCCGAGTTGACGAGCGAGGCTGACGAGGTGAACGAAGAAATCGACGCGCTTTCGGACCGAATGGATTCGCTCGACGGCAAACTCAACGAACTGCAACTCGAAAAGCAGTACGCCGAGGACGCCATCGACGACCTCCACGACGAGGTGGAGTCCGCACAGAACCGAAAAGCCGAGCAGGAAGAGCTGATTTCGGAACTCGAATCGGACATCGAGGAGCGAGAGGAAATCCTCGAAGAAAAGCGCGAGGCGGTATCGGAACTCGAAGAGGAACTGACCGAACTCAAGGACGAACGCGCCGAGTTGAAGGAGGAACTACAGGAGGCGAAGTCGAAACGCGACGCCCAGCAGTCGAAGGTCGAGGGCGTCGAGAACCGCCTCGAAAGCCTGCAGCGGAGCGCGAGTCGTCTCGAAGAGGAGGTGTCCGAACTCCGGGAGGAGGTCGGCGAGTACGACCCCGAGGACGTGCCGGACCACGATGAAGTGCAGGAAAACATCGACCGACTCACTCGACAGATGGAGGCGCTCGAACCCGTCAACATGCTCGCCATCGACGAATACGACGAGGTGGACGAGCAGTTGGACGACCTGAAGGACCGAAAAGCGACGTTGGTGGAAGAGCGCGACGGCATCCGCGAGCGTATCGACTCCTACGAATCACAGAAGAAGGAGACGTTCATGGAGGCTTTCGACGCCATCGACGCGCACTTTCAGGATATCTTCACTCGCCTGTCGGCCGGGTCGGGCGAGTTGTTCCTCGAAAACGACGACGACCCCTTCGACGGCGGCCTGACGATGAAGGCGCAACCGGCGGACAAACCCGTCCAGCGTCTCGACGCCATGAGCGGGGGCGAAAAGTCGCTGACCGCGCTCGCGTTCATTTTCGCCATCCAGCGCTACAACCCCGCGCCGTTCTACGCGCTGGACGAGGTGGACGCCTTCCTCGACGCCGTGAACGCCGAACGCGTCGGTGAGATGGTGCACGAACTGGCGGGCGACGCACAGTTCGTCGTCGTCTCGCATCGCTCCGCGATGCTCGACCGTTCGGAGCGGGCCATCGGCGTGACGATGCAAGGGGACAACGTGAGCAGCGTGACTGGTATCCGGTTGGACGGGGAGCAGGAGGTGCCCGCGGATGACTGA
- a CDS encoding DUF7518 family protein, with the protein MTSQRDRIGSLESRMEELEATIRGLTEELVDANQRIRELEQAQETADADSKSESESESAQDEEAKSDESKDDTEEEESSGLGDDIIVA; encoded by the coding sequence ATGACTAGCCAGCGCGACCGTATCGGCTCACTCGAATCTCGAATGGAAGAACTGGAAGCGACGATTCGTGGCCTGACGGAGGAACTCGTGGACGCGAACCAGCGAATCCGCGAACTGGAGCAGGCACAGGAAACGGCGGACGCGGACTCGAAATCGGAATCAGAATCGGAATCGGCGCAGGACGAAGAGGCTAAATCTGACGAGTCCAAGGACGACACAGAAGAAGAGGAGTCGTCCGGACTCGGCGACGACATCATCGTCGCGTAG
- a CDS encoding MATE family efflux transporter, whose amino-acid sequence MSGRPTGRVDMTDGAITPKLVTLAWPLVVGNLLQTFYNLADMFWVGRVGTNAVAAVSLMFPTSWLFVSLAMGLTASSVALVSQHIGAGDDRAADNVVAQTTLLTVLAGVVLAAFGYAFRSQLLTLVGAEGPVYVQALQYIEVLFISIPFTFLFFVFRAVLRGAGDTRTAMWLMVISAGMNVVLDPILILGYGPFDPMGTQGAAVATLVARVFAAVVGVYVLLQGDWGIRLRLDDLRPDWPVLKRLVTVGYPATIDGAARSFAAVAMAALVARFGPVPTAAYGVGVRMMSVSWTVSGAVGQAAATGVGQNLGAETPDRAAEVTRKATIGTLVVLFGAGGLMVLFPDVAISVFTDDPEVVRVGTHFLEVIGPFLAFFGGLMVIQGGFRGAGNTGVAMALSFLSRWMLRIPVAILLAYQWTLQLGPLTLSGLAWGVNGLWWAWSISAIGSFVIGVLWFSLGTWRQGVLGDEERQPTTAD is encoded by the coding sequence TGGGTCGGCCGGGTCGGCACCAACGCGGTCGCGGCCGTCTCGCTCATGTTCCCGACCTCGTGGCTGTTCGTCTCGCTCGCGATGGGACTCACCGCGTCGTCGGTCGCGCTGGTGTCACAGCATATCGGCGCCGGTGACGACCGGGCCGCGGACAACGTGGTCGCACAGACGACCCTCCTCACCGTCCTCGCCGGGGTCGTCCTCGCCGCGTTCGGCTACGCGTTTCGCTCGCAACTCCTCACGCTCGTCGGTGCGGAAGGGCCGGTCTACGTGCAGGCGCTCCAGTACATCGAAGTCCTGTTCATCTCCATCCCGTTCACGTTCCTGTTTTTCGTCTTCAGGGCGGTTCTCCGCGGCGCTGGCGACACTCGAACCGCGATGTGGTTGATGGTTATCTCCGCTGGGATGAACGTCGTCCTCGACCCGATACTCATCCTCGGCTACGGCCCGTTCGACCCCATGGGAACGCAAGGTGCGGCGGTCGCCACGCTCGTCGCTCGCGTGTTCGCCGCCGTCGTCGGCGTGTACGTCCTCCTGCAGGGGGACTGGGGAATCCGACTTCGACTCGACGACCTCCGCCCCGACTGGCCGGTGCTGAAACGGCTCGTTACGGTCGGCTATCCCGCGACCATCGACGGTGCGGCGCGGAGTTTCGCCGCCGTGGCGATGGCCGCGTTGGTCGCTCGGTTCGGACCGGTGCCGACCGCCGCCTACGGCGTCGGCGTTCGAATGATGTCCGTTTCGTGGACGGTTTCGGGGGCGGTCGGACAGGCCGCCGCGACCGGCGTCGGTCAGAACCTCGGTGCGGAGACGCCCGACCGCGCAGCCGAGGTGACGCGGAAGGCGACCATCGGAACGTTAGTGGTGCTGTTCGGCGCTGGCGGATTGATGGTGCTCTTTCCCGACGTCGCCATCAGCGTGTTCACGGACGACCCAGAGGTGGTCCGCGTCGGCACTCACTTCCTCGAAGTCATCGGGCCGTTTCTCGCCTTCTTCGGCGGGCTGATGGTGATTCAGGGCGGGTTCCGCGGCGCGGGGAACACCGGAGTCGCGATGGCGCTCTCGTTCCTCTCGCGCTGGATGCTTCGGATTCCCGTCGCGATACTGCTCGCCTACCAGTGGACGCTGCAACTCGGTCCGCTCACCCTCTCCGGGCTCGCGTGGGGCGTCAACGGTCTCTGGTGGGCGTGGTCGATTTCGGCCATCGGGTCGTTCGTCATCGGCGTCCTCTGGTTCAGCCTCGGCACGTGGCGACAGGGCGTGTTGGGGGACGAGGAACGACAACCGACGACCGCGGACTGA
- a CDS encoding segregation and condensation protein A: protein MTEEFSEENRDDDIPLDIAGHEDRERGESDLLSDLPTEESDDEVEPVELLVQLAEEGEIEPWDIDIVDVTDKFLDRLDGTDLRTSGRALFYASVLLRMKSDALLSEDEPEEEAELEPWEPPMSMDETDGFDPVASLEDEMERRLDRKSARGKPETLDELVRELRERERGSWWKESRTYDTSGSPQGFQRGTQTLDYHSGDDMRFDDEPTESEVTGTTHDEDIETVIDDVRGALVEQYEAGRTEVLYAEIETVGSTRVMTYLALLFLAHRGTLVLEQDDLFGDLWVQDARETDDAEPPELLAD from the coding sequence ATGACTGAGGAGTTTTCGGAGGAAAACCGAGACGACGACATACCGCTCGACATCGCCGGTCACGAAGACCGGGAGCGGGGGGAGTCGGACCTCCTCTCCGACCTGCCGACGGAGGAGTCGGACGACGAGGTGGAACCGGTCGAACTGCTCGTGCAGCTCGCGGAGGAGGGCGAAATCGAGCCGTGGGACATCGACATCGTGGACGTGACGGACAAGTTCCTCGACCGGTTGGACGGCACCGACCTCAGAACTTCGGGACGGGCGCTGTTTTACGCCAGCGTACTCCTTCGGATGAAGAGCGACGCGCTCCTCTCGGAGGACGAACCGGAGGAGGAAGCGGAACTCGAACCGTGGGAACCGCCGATGTCGATGGACGAGACGGACGGGTTCGATCCGGTCGCGTCGCTCGAAGACGAGATGGAGCGACGACTCGACCGGAAAAGTGCCCGTGGCAAGCCTGAGACGCTGGACGAACTCGTCCGCGAACTCCGGGAGCGCGAACGCGGGTCCTGGTGGAAGGAGTCGCGGACCTACGACACGAGCGGGTCGCCGCAGGGGTTCCAGCGCGGAACCCAGACGCTCGATTACCACTCGGGCGACGACATGCGCTTCGACGACGAACCCACGGAGTCGGAGGTGACGGGCACGACCCACGACGAGGACATCGAGACGGTCATCGACGACGTGCGGGGTGCGCTGGTCGAACAGTACGAGGCGGGGAGAACGGAAGTGCTCTACGCCGAAATCGAAACGGTCGGTTCGACGCGGGTCATGACGTACCTCGCTCTACTGTTTCTTGCCCACAGAGGAACGCTCGTGCTCGAACAAGACGACCTGTTCGGCGACCTCTGGGTGCAGGACGCCCGCGAGACGGACGACGCGGAACCGCCGGAACTCCTCGCTGATTAA
- a CDS encoding lytic transglycosylase domain-containing protein, with the protein MPSRRNILKKVGATGTAAVTISGLSGSAAATPGSIPSNYLTEYQQTGSDYGIDWTYLAGVGWIETQHGQYEAGCDTSSAGAKGPMQFMPSTWDYYGIDGNGDGVADICDYQDAIPAAAYYLTDSGAPGDWDSALYAYNHSWSYVSDVKDAAAYYRDTYGGGSGGDKFVDGDRVTPTVDLNTREQPGTGQPIVATISPGEVGEIMNGPTDKGGYTWWGVHWLDRGVWGWSVERYLTDA; encoded by the coding sequence ATGCCATCCAGACGCAACATACTAAAGAAAGTCGGTGCGACGGGAACGGCGGCGGTGACCATTAGCGGCCTCTCGGGGTCCGCGGCGGCGACGCCCGGTTCCATCCCGTCGAACTATCTGACCGAGTACCAGCAGACGGGAAGCGACTACGGAATCGACTGGACGTATCTCGCTGGCGTCGGCTGGATCGAGACCCAACACGGCCAGTACGAGGCGGGATGTGACACCTCGTCCGCCGGGGCGAAAGGCCCGATGCAGTTCATGCCCTCGACGTGGGACTACTACGGCATCGACGGGAACGGCGACGGCGTGGCCGACATCTGTGACTATCAGGACGCGATTCCGGCCGCCGCCTACTACCTGACCGACAGCGGCGCGCCCGGCGACTGGGACAGCGCGCTCTACGCCTACAACCACAGCTGGTCGTACGTCAGCGACGTGAAGGACGCCGCGGCGTACTACCGCGACACCTACGGCGGCGGCAGTGGCGGTGACAAATTCGTCGATGGCGACCGAGTAACGCCGACGGTCGATCTGAACACGCGGGAGCAGCCGGGAACCGGTCAGCCAATCGTCGCAACCATCTCACCCGGCGAGGTCGGCGAAATCATGAACGGTCCGACGGACAAAGGCGGCTACACGTGGTGGGGCGTCCACTGGCTCGACCGAGGCGTGTGGGGCTGGTCGGTCGAGCGGTATCTCACCGACGCGTGA